ACATGGCACTTGTTCGACTGCGTTCAGGCCTGGTGGGCGAGCACATGCACCACGGGCACCACCGACATGAAAGCAAAGGCATCGATTACCATGCTAGTGTCATGAGTCATCTGGAATGAGCGCAACACAAGAGTGTTCAGGCAAAAGAGCGCACCTCCGCAAATCTTGCTCAACGTCATTAAAGATGAGGCAAACCTTTGGATCAAAGCCGGGGCAAAGAAACTAGGTTCTTTTTATTGCGAGAATAATTGTCATGCGGTAACTTGGGTGTGTGGTGTAACAAACTCTCTCTCCTCCTTATTTAATAtaagaggcaaatcttttgcctctgtttaaaaaaATATTAAAAGAATAAAATTGAAATACAAAACTAGGTACACTCAAATATTAATAAGTTAACTAATGGTTTAAAATAGTTTAATTAAGGTTCTTCATAATCAGGTGATgtaacaaccaaaaatcaaaaaatACAACATAATTGGCTCTGATGCTCGGCCACCTTCGTCTCGCAGTCTGGCTCTGCATCGATGCGTGTAGCATTCAGAGTAGCCCTTTTGGGTCAATGTGCTGGTGTGAATACCGGCAGGTGGCTGCCGGTCAGCAAACATGAATGCTTGTACGAATCCATCTCGTCTCGTTCAGTCACGTCCGCTCTTACCGTCATGAATATGACATAGAGAGCGGAGCGAGGGTGGTGTGGACGGTGCGGAGTTGTGCTTAAATAGGTCTAGCCAGGCGAATGGACAGGAAGCCAGCTTCAATGCGGCGCCAGATTAGGCTCCTCGGTCGCTTTGTCGGCATTGAAGTGGCACTGCCCACTCGTCCTGTCGCGTCGCTTTCACCGGCATCAATGCCATCTGTAGTCACATCTGCTCTGGAGCGGCCTGACTGGTATGAATGTGCGGTGACCGCTTCGTGTGGAAAGAGTTTTCGGGTGTGACATGACGAAGTGTGTCCGGACAGCTCAATCCGGAGATTTATAGATGACTTAAGGGGTCCGTGTCGAAGACGACCTACGTTATTTGATTTGGACAACAACTAGGCCGTTTTCCACTAAGTTTTCATCCAAAATTAACCGTTCTTTCTCTCACGCTGTTTCTATACTCTCCAAAAGAATCAGCTACTGCAGGACAAGGCGAACGAACTAACACATATGGGGCGCAGAATACGGCTACCTGGGCGGCTGCCCACACCTGCCCCTACCGTGGTGCCGCCCCTAGTTTCAATCACTACTTTCCCTTGACGAGACTAAGAAAAGTCACCAATACAATGTGATTTATCTACTGAACGCCACCTTATTCATAAAAAAGTTTACACAAAAAATGAACGGAACTATTATATGTGGTGCAAATTTAATCAGCTCATCACTACTTTAACTAATGTATGTTATGTCGTTTTCGTAAGGTGCAAGCACTTATATAAAGCCAACATGTGTTCTGTTTCAGAAAACTCTATTAAGAACTCATTAGAGACCAGCCTAGCTAGAGCACAGTTATGTTCTGGACCACCCCAAAGGCGGTGAGGTTCTTGGTGTTCTTGGCCATCTTTCTCTTCGTGGAACCAACGACAGATGGCAGGGAAGCCCAGCCTGCCGTGCCGGGGGTCATGTTGTTCGGGGACTCGCTGGTCGGTGTGGGTAACAACGATTATCTAGCCACCTTGGTGAAAGCAAACATGGCTCCCTATGGCAGGGACTTCAAGGACCATATCGCTACAGGGAGGTTTGGAAATGGAAAGCTGCTTAGCGATATCATAGGTTGGTCAAAACCTTATTCGATCTTGTTTGTACAAATGGATTTGTTTGACATTTTACATGAATTCTTACCAGTGTTATGGCATGCATATCTCGTGTTACAACTTGCATGGTACACTGCAGGTGAGAAACTAGGGTTTAATGGCTCTCCTCCTGCATATCTTAGCCCACAGGCATCAGGACAGAATCTTTTGATTGGAGCAAACTTCGCATCAGCTGGATCAGGCTACTACGACCCCACAGCACGTATCTATGTAAGTACCATCCATCGGTGGCTTATCATCGCACTTTAACAATAATGGGAAGCTGTGTATACAGAAATATATACATGTTGCATCCATCACGTACTCCCTCCGTACTGAAATATAAGAgcgttagtgatctaaacacttttatatttctttacagaggaagtaGTTATGTCTTACTGAATTGTGTGTGGCAGCATGTAATACCTTTATCCCGACAACTGGAGTATCTCAAAGAGTACCAATCGAAGCTACGCGTGGTGGCTGGGAATGACCATGCTCAATCCATCATCTCAGACTCACTCTATATTATTAGCGCTGGATCAAATGACTTCGGCTTCAACTACTACATCAACCCTTTGCTCTTCTTGACACAGAATGCTGATCAGTTCTCTGATCGCCTCGTTGGCATCTTTAACAACACCGTGACGGTGAGCAAGAGCAAACCTGCAGCTTCCTCATTAATCAACCAGGATCAGATGATTAATACTATGTAATATTTTTAACTTGTACTAATTGTAGCAACTTCATGCTATGGGAGCACGACGTGTTGGTGTTTTTTCATTAGCTCCGTTGGGCTGCGCCCCCTTGGCGATCACGGTGTTTGGCCTTGGGAGAAACAGGTGTGTGCCAAGGCTCAACGATGATGCACAAAGGTTTAATGGGAAGTTGAGTGCAGCTGTTGACTCGCTGTCGAACCGGTACCATGATCTTAAGGTTGCTGTGCTGGACATCTACACACCATGGCACAGCCTTGCCACCTCCCCTGTGTCACATGGTAGGATACATAGGCTACTAATCCTTGCCTCCTTGGAATGGTGCCATGGTGGCCATGATGCATATTTATTTTCTTGTGGCATCAGCCTTGCTCGTTCTGTGCATTGATTCGAACTGAAAATGTGTGGGTTTATGTTGTCAGGGTTCGCTGAGGCAAGGCACGGATGTTGTGCTACAGGATTAGTGGAGTTCACAGTGTTCCTTTGTAATTCTTTGTCCATCGGGACATGTCCGAACGCGACGACATACGTGCATTGGGATTCCATTCACCCGTCGGAGGCAGCGAACAGAGTGATCGTAGATTCTCTCGGTGAGGGGATCAACAAGCTGGTTATGTAAAACACTGGACCTAGTACAGTGATGTACGTACCAGTTAGTATTAAGTTTCGTATGATACGCCCAAAATAAACTGTAGATTCTCTCGTGTTGAGGCCATAAAAAAATATGTAAGTTACCTATGAGTCGCTAGGTATCTGCTACAGCTCTGTGTATTACTTTCTCCGTTCTAAAATATAGTGCTTCCTCTATTTCCGTACTTCAACCTGCATCATAAATTTAacaaacgagaccgactgcggcgggagcaaaagttataccatcgaattcgtattcaaaagaagtttttaattatatttattttttctagccGCACtcggtcttgttggttaaatttatggtcaaagttggatctCGAGAAACgctggcgcactatattttggaatggagggagtatatatgagTATTTGCTTGCCAGTGACAAACATATTTGAGGTGGTTGAAATAAAATAAACACCAAATATTGCCCGTGCAGCTAAATTTTTTCAGTTCAGTTGTTCTTGTACAGAGAGAGCGGAAGCGTCCGTGTCAGAGACCGCGCGTCCCTAGCGATTGGCGTTGTGGGTGAAGAAGATGCGGACGCTTGACGGGTGTGGGGTGGTCACCCACACTGAAAGAAAGTGACTTTAGAGGGACATTCAGGACGATGACGATCCCATGGAAGGGATGGCGGGAGGCTTTGGCAGCATCGTCGACTATAGGTTACAACAGCGGGTAGTTCTGTTTTTTAACACAGTGCAATTATAGATGCTCACATATAAACACATATACTTATTCCTATGAACGCATGCATGCACCATCTAGCCCTGTGAGCACCTCTGACGTACTGAGTCGGCATAAAATCTGAAGATTGTCGTTGTCGTACAACACACTCATATTAGAACACGGGCTCGAATGGTCTCACATGGAAGGTTAAAGTTTCGTTAAGAATTAAAATCTTCATATTTGTACACAAGGAAGTGATTTTAACAAAGAATAACTTGATAAAGCGAAGATAAGTCGGTAGttcatgatgttgtttttgtgatcagaATGAAACCATAAAACACTTGCTTCTCGATTGTCCTCTAGCCAAACTACTTTGGCGCACGATACATATAGTCTTCAACGTTAGCCCTCCAATTAGTATCGAtatgttatttgggacgtggctaacCGGAGTGAAATCAGATATTGCGGGACATATTCAGATAGGGCTATGCGCGCTACTTTGGGCTATATGAAACTGTAGAAATGATATCATCTTTAACATGAAAATTTTCATCAACTTTTTGTAGGTTATATGCAGAGCCACTGCTTGGATCCATACATAGTCGTTAATCACCCATGCGGACTCCAGAGAGCTTTTGGCTATTGGGTGCAACCAATGTGAGACGGTTTGCATGACGATCCAATAATAGGATATGTGTTTAGTCATCTTGGTCTATTTTTCGCTGGCTGTGGCAGTttttgttttatctttgttcgtttTATGCTCCTTTTATGAGCCTTTACCGAACTTAAGACTTCGGTTTGGATCTTCAGTTAAATAAAATGACTGCATGCATCATTTTAATGCAGAGACGAAGGATGTCCTCCTTTTCACTTTTTTCTTTTGAAGGGCTATCCCTATTCGTTCTAAAGCTACAAGAGCAATTTTTACATGCTGCCACGGTGCCGATTGTTCACTTGGACCTCAAGGTCAAGAGGCGCGGGTCTGGACTGGATTATTCCTATCTAGAGATTTTGGTGCTTGCGGGATTGCTATGACTGATCATGAACGGAGTGTCGGTCCAAGCTTCCTCATCGAGGGGCGAAGGTACTCTCTCCGTCTCAAAA
This portion of the Triticum dicoccoides isolate Atlit2015 ecotype Zavitan chromosome 7A, WEW_v2.0, whole genome shotgun sequence genome encodes:
- the LOC119332177 gene encoding GDSL esterase/lipase APG-like, with protein sequence MFWTTPKAVRFLVFLAIFLFVEPTTDGREAQPAVPGVMLFGDSLVGVGNNDYLATLVKANMAPYGRDFKDHIATGRFGNGKLLSDIIGEKLGFNGSPPAYLSPQASGQNLLIGANFASAGSGYYDPTARIYHVIPLSRQLEYLKEYQSKLRVVAGNDHAQSIISDSLYIISAGSNDFGFNYYINPLLFLTQNADQFSDRLVGIFNNTVTQLHAMGARRVGVFSLAPLGCAPLAITVFGLGRNRCVPRLNDDAQRFNGKLSAAVDSLSNRYHDLKVAVLDIYTPWHSLATSPVSHGFAEARHGCCATGLVEFTVFLCNSLSIGTCPNATTYVHWDSIHPSEAANRVIVDSLGEGINKLVM